From Nocardioides faecalis:
CCTCGTTGCAGGGCGCGCAGGCAGGAACGACGTTGCCGATCACGTTCTCCCCGAGATCCTTCATGTTGATACCCACGATGTGCTCGAAGACGAAGTCATTCTCCAGCTCTGACTCAGTGCGACGGCAGTAGGCGCATGCGTGACCAAACTCGGCGATCGTCGCGAGCCATTCGGCGGCGGTCGGTCCCGGGTGTGTGCGGTCGAGGACGGTTCTGGTGGCATAGTTCTGCGCATTGCCGATCGGGTAGCTCTTGATCTGGCCCGACGCTTTCTTAGCGATGCTCGCCGCCGGGAGCGCAGCGATGAGTTGCTCGGCCGAGGCCGTCGAGAGCAAGCGCTTTGCCGTCAAGTACGTGATGAAGGGCTTGTAATGCCGCGGGAACAAGTCGTTCGTGAAATGAACGGTCTCCCCGTTGACCACGACCTGTGGGTTTTTTCGATACCGGCCGGCGTACTTCCCGCTCAGGCCTTCGGTCTTGCGGAATAGCGGATAGTTCAGATTTAACATCGACTTCGAGTACGCGTCGTCCTGAAGTCGCAGGAACTCATCGGGGTGACGTTCGCAGTACTCCGCGATGGCCAGCACGTGCTGTTCGACGAACTTCCCAATCTTGGGCACCTCGAATCCTGGCCCGTCCTCGAGCGGGAAGTCCGCGTCGGGTTCTTCCGGGGCGGGATTCATTTCTCGCGTCATGGCTGTTCCTTTCGCAGTGCTTGGGCTTCGGTGACGCCAGTCATGACGTTGAGTTGGATTCGTGAGAGCGCCTCGAGCCGCACCGCCGGTGGCAGCGATTCGATCTCCGCTGTTGCGGTGGCGACAACCTCTTCGAGTGAGGATCGGCGCCTCCGCTCTGGCTTTCGCGTCCTGGCTGGCGCGAGTTCGCCCTCAGTCCTGAACAACTCGTCAAGCGAGAGCCCAAGAGCCTTGGCGATCGGGACCTGATGACGGCTCGACGGCAGGCGGTATCCGGTCTCGATCTGGGCGATGTAGGGGTAGGAGAGGTTGGTTGCTTCAGCGAGTTCCTTGCGGGACATGCCGAGCTCCTCGCGGCGGGCCGCAATGGTGCGACCGAGCTCGATATCGCCTGTCTTCGGTGAGGTCACCACCTGGTACTCCTTCGAGAGTGGGGAGGTCGTCCAGCCAGACGAGTTATGCCGCCAGCATAGCATGAGCGGATCACCGTGCAACATTGCGTGATACGGTGTGCTCAATCCAAGTGAGCGGTGTGCATAGAAGGGTGGGGCGAGTTGGCGACTCTGAGTGTGGTTGACGAGGTGGCTCGGCTCTACCGGCCGGACTGTCCGGTGGAGTTCATCGCGGCGTCCGATTTCAAGCGGCGCGTGCTCAGCGACCCGACCTGGCCGAAGGCGTGCGCCATGCGTTTCCTTGCGGCGCGGCCCAGTGCATGGGACCTCGAGTGCTTGGCCAAGCGGGGCGACGTTCCCGTGGAGATGCTGGTAGAGGCGGCGAAGAAGGGGTACCGGTCAACCAGCCCGGGCCTCGCACGGGCGCGGTATCTCCAGCTCTCTTTCATGCCAGGCCAGACGCTTCGCGAGATGAGTGCCGGTCAGGATGTCGAGCTTCGGGCTGCGCTGCGGAACCCGGCTTGTCCGGAGGAAGTCGTCGTCCGGTGCCTGACGTCACCGCTTGCATCGATCCGCTGGTCCGCGCTGCGAGCTGTGCAGCAGCGGAATCTGCCGATCAGTTCGGTGTATATCCGCGCGGCAATGGAGTTGCCCATGACCGAGTCCGGCCTGGGCGGTCCGCCGAAGGGATACCGTTTTCGGGTCATCACGACCGCCAAGCAGATCCTGGCGGGTCGATGAAGCTCTCCTCGGCACAACTGGACCGTGCGATCGGGGTGGTCGTCGCTTCGGCGGCGGGGGACGCTCTCGGTGCGGGCTATGAGTTCGCTCCGATACCGGACGGGTTGGTCCCGGAGATGATCGGCGGCGGCCTGGGCAACTTCGAGCCGGGAGAATGGACTGACGACACGGCCCAGGCCATGGCGATCGCTGCAGTCGCGGCCGATGGTCTCGACCTGCGCACGCCAGAGGCCCTGGACCGGATCGCCCAGGGTTTCGCCGATTGGTACGCCAACGGCCCGGCCGATGTCGGTTTCCAGACCGCTGAGGTTCTTCGACTGGCGGGCCGGACGCCCACTGGTGCTGAGATGGCTCACGCTGCCCGGCGAGTACACGAGCGACGAGGTCGCAGCGCCGGCAACGGGTCGTTGATGCGGACCGGCCCGGTCGCCCTGGCCCATCTGGATGATCCGGACGCGTTGGTGGAGGCTGCGATGGCTGTCTCCGCTCTCACTCACCACGAGGTCGTCGCTCAGGAAGCGTGTGCCGTCTGGTGCCTGATGATCCGCCACGCGGTGTTGCACGGCACCCTGCCTTCCTGGCCTGACATCGAGCCGTGGAGCCCGAAACCGACGTACTGGGGTGACGTTCTCTCTCAGGCTGAGACCCTGGCGCCGAGCGCCTTCACCAACAACGCTTGGGCGGTGGGAGCGCTGCAGGCGGCGTGGTCGGCTGTTCATCACACCCCGGTGCCAGCGCCCAACTCCTGCGCTCACTTGGTCGACGCGCTGGGGACAGCTATACGCATCGGGAACGACACCGACACGGTTGCTGCCATCGCAGGCGCCCTTATCGGTGCTCGATGGGGAGCCAGCGCGGTGCCCGCCCGTTGGCGGCGAATCCTGCACGGCTGGCCCGGAGCGACGGCCAAGGGGTTGGAGAAGGTTGGCCACTTGGCCGCGACGCGTGCCGAACCGGGCCACCACGGCTGGCCAATGATTGATCACATCGACTACACAGGCTGGCAGGCAGGCGGGACCACTCTGGTGCGTCATCCGCACGACCCTGGCGTCTGGCTGTCTGACGCGACGGCGCTCAGCGAACTTCCTGCGGAGGTCGATGCGGTCGTGAGCCTGTGCCTGGTCGGGCGCAGACAGATCCCTGACCACATCGAAAGCGTTGGATTCCGTCTGATCGACATGGTCGATCCCACAGCGAACCCGAACTTGGACTTCACGATCCGAGATGCCGCAGAGACAATCGCGGCGCTGCGTGCCGAGGGCAAGACGGTGCTGCTCCACTGCGTAGCCGCACAATCGCGCACTCCCACAGTCGGGGCCGCCTACTCGATGCTTCGCGGCGTCGACGACGACCGGGCGCTCGCCGAGGTGTGCTCCGCGTTGCCCCGCGCGCACCCGAACCGGGCCTTTCGAACCGCGCTGAAACGACTCGCCGACAAGGAGATCCGCGATTGAATCGATCTATGCAGCCTGGGAACAACAGGAACAAGGCCAGCAACCGGGCGCCCGCAACCTGGGAGAGCAGCGTGCGTGGACTCATGCTTGGCCTCGCGCTCGGCGATGCCATCGGATCTCGCCGGAGCGACATTCCCGGCTCGGGGATGCTTGAAGCCGGCGCAGCGACCCAACTCGCGGCCTGGACGGCCGAGGGCCTGATGCGGACGGCAACTCGCTACGGCGGGCATGTCGTCGCGAACCCGACCGACGTCCTCAAGTACGCCTACCAGCGGTGGGCGCTTCTCCGAGGTGCGCAGCCAACCGCCATGGACTGGCACCCGCTCATCGAGAGCGACCACCTCGCCACCCGTGGGTGGCTCATCGATGTGCCTGCGATGTCACAGGTCCGTGGCAGCTCCCCGGCGACCATGA
This genomic window contains:
- a CDS encoding ADP-ribosylglycohydrolase family protein: MKLSSAQLDRAIGVVVASAAGDALGAGYEFAPIPDGLVPEMIGGGLGNFEPGEWTDDTAQAMAIAAVAADGLDLRTPEALDRIAQGFADWYANGPADVGFQTAEVLRLAGRTPTGAEMAHAARRVHERRGRSAGNGSLMRTGPVALAHLDDPDALVEAAMAVSALTHHEVVAQEACAVWCLMIRHAVLHGTLPSWPDIEPWSPKPTYWGDVLSQAETLAPSAFTNNAWAVGALQAAWSAVHHTPVPAPNSCAHLVDALGTAIRIGNDTDTVAAIAGALIGARWGASAVPARWRRILHGWPGATAKGLEKVGHLAATRAEPGHHGWPMIDHIDYTGWQAGGTTLVRHPHDPGVWLSDATALSELPAEVDAVVSLCLVGRRQIPDHIESVGFRLIDMVDPTANPNLDFTIRDAAETIAALRAEGKTVLLHCVAAQSRTPTVGAAYSMLRGVDDDRALAEVCSALPRAHPNRAFRTALKRLADKEIRD
- a CDS encoding helix-turn-helix domain-containing protein: MTSPKTGDIELGRTIAARREELGMSRKELAEATNLSYPYIAQIETGYRLPSSRHQVPIAKALGLSLDELFRTEGELAPARTRKPERRRRSSLEEVVATATAEIESLPPAVRLEALSRIQLNVMTGVTEAQALRKEQP
- a CDS encoding HNH endonuclease, with product MTREMNPAPEEPDADFPLEDGPGFEVPKIGKFVEQHVLAIAEYCERHPDEFLRLQDDAYSKSMLNLNYPLFRKTEGLSGKYAGRYRKNPQVVVNGETVHFTNDLFPRHYKPFITYLTAKRLLSTASAEQLIAALPAASIAKKASGQIKSYPIGNAQNYATRTVLDRTHPGPTAAEWLATIAEFGHACAYCRRTESELENDFVFEHIVGINMKDLGENVIGNVVPACAPCNEAKGSKNYLEWIATSPRITDAPAVLASIQAHMTAHGYVPLTELFPAEDRQRLDIAINQLRDELDAAATRCAKIIKNLKAERGASRTR